TTGAAATATAGAAGCTCGTCTGCTTTGTTCTCCTACTGTGTTCAGTATTGGGATACAAGAAAGCCGTGAGTTTGTCGGACCAGAACTTacataattacttacgcctgtcacccctcgtggaggagcatagaccgcccaccagcactctccattcaaccctgttctgggcaatccctTCCGGTTCCTTCCAgatgctattcatccttttcatttcGACATCCAATTcgcgacgtagtgtgttcttcggccttcctcttggTGAACCAGTAGATGTTAGATTATTCCGTCACATCTCAAGCTTAATTGTGCCAGTTTAGCCCAATTATTGGTCAAGTCCACatcattattttgtaaatgagatGGTATACTCGAGCCAGAGACATAACTCCAGATTCTGGTTGATGAATCCACTCCAGTAGATCGATTAAGAATTTTGTAGCTAAACCAATTACATAAAAGTTTTATTAATGTAAAAGTATTTTCTCTTATTATTCCTTATTAGCATGTACAACAATGTTGTTGATGTGAATTCAACTGCTAAAAATGTACTACTTACTCTATACAATGAACACAGACAATGGTTCTTCAACATTTTAAATTGTTGCCCAttgaatttatataaaaaatccaaTATTTTCACTTCCAAAGAAAACACCTAAAACTTTGTGTAGAGTAAATTATTCAAACGCAAATCCACAAATTCAATATGGTCTATCTAACTTCAGTGATTTCATAATAAGTTGGAACTGTCATTCAGTCTCTTTGATGAGCTCTCTTTCCTCTTATCGGTATCAAAGAAGTATTCACTATTAGAAATCCAATAAATTGAAGATGTAAATTGGAATAAAACCAGAGTATACGGATTTAAAAGAAACTTAACCTGCACcatgtatttatatatatatatatatatatatatatatatatatatcaatgctAGAGTAATCAGCTGAGTAACTGGTTGCAGCACTTTGTATACCACttagataataaattatttacttcattttcCTTCTAAGGAAATAATTATCTGACATTGGTGTACCTGGAATAATTATTTTACAACTATTTTAGTAAATGAAATAAGTTTTAGTTTAAGCATTAATTGGTATGATCGGATCGCTACTAGAAAAAGAAAGCAAATCTACATCTGTATCATTTTTTTATCAACGTTTTGTAATAACCACAAGTATTACGTAACATAAGCAAGTTAACATGCATAATGATATCAATTCACGACTTTACCTAACTGACTTATAGACAGATAATTAAAAGATGACCTGATTGATTCAATAAATGTAAACGGCATTGtgtcatttattattgattaagtAATTCACACATTACACAATTAGTacagaataattaaatattgagAAATAACTAAGTCAAACCACcaacaatgacaacaacaacgaaaaaacaTAAGAAAACAAGATATTgatgaatgttttaaaaataagtCGAATCAAAACATGGAAAGTATTTATCATCAATGTGCTGAATGaataacaacgacaacaacaacaacaacatcaaattACATAGTATTCATCTTCTGGAACTAAAGattttcaaattttataaaaattaatttgacaATCTTCTTAAACGACCAATGTAAGGTAGATAAAAGCTTCCAGTGTATAAAGTATCATCATGTTCTAGTACTTCACAAGCATTTGGTAATTCATTTTGCAAATCTTTCCAAATTTCAATTATCTGTCCATTTTCATCTAAACGAATTAACATTGATGATTTTCCTTTCGGTATTAATGTGAATGGAAGCATGAAGATAATCTGTTGCAaagataaaaaaataatgaaatgctGAATTCTTACTTAGTTTGGTGGGAAATTGCATAGAAGTTTAATATGTGTCACTAGATTCTCTGATCTACCTCTatcataattcattttgtaGGTATTGTGAAGTTTATTTTACTTCGTAATTAGCTTCAGCTACAGATTCACATTAGTTAAGGTACCAGTGAAAACCAGGGAACATTTCTCAGTTGTTCCGTTGCAGTGTGGAACCCCTCAGCGTTTGCTCCTGCTAAGGCACCGATATAGAATCGTTTGATCCCTGTTCATTTTCTCTGAAATGAGTTCAGTAGGTTTCATTGGGAATTCAAGACTGGTGGAGGTCAACCATGCCGGTAGTGAGACAGTCTTCCTCAATGCGATTATGTGACTGTACTGCCATGTCATTAGTTGGTTGAATTTGAAAATGTCTACATACACTGTTCTAGGTTTACTACTCGACTgccaaaatatttaaaaatggagtgacaataagatgaaaaatattgattataaaaaaTGTAGGAATATTATTAACCGTACACTGGAAGCCAACTGACGAATACAAGGGTAAGCTGGTAGATAATTGAGTAGAAGTTCAGATAGAGGCTCGTCACGAAGAGGTGATACAGGGACCCAATATCCACCACGTGGAATGGCTTTGATATTATCCGGAAAACCAGGTAGCCCATCACTGAACACGGTCACTTCACCTCCGTCTAATGGAATTCGTAGAATTTGAAGTTTCATTGTTTCAACGAGTAATATGGATTTTCCGTCACTAGAAATTTCGATTCCGTTGGGAAAGCGTAAACCATCCATTATGTGACTGTATTGACCAGTTTTTGTATCAGCCATTGTTAGCCTAGAGAAATGTTTAGAGAAGAAACCTACATTAATTAGGATTCGTGTTCCAGAAATACAAATGATTGGAAGGCGTATTCAAAGTTTGTTTCATGAAGATTCTAAAGTACATCGCATTAATTTGATCTTATTATAGCTTAGACAGTTATTGAAGTCTATTGTTTTGTCCATATctgttttgtatatttttagGTTTATTTCCCAGAATATAACGGTGACATCGTCGTTACGTGTATAAACGTTACTAAGAATAATGTGATATTTGTATACAACCCTTTGGTTCCCGGTGGTCATTCGAATAATGTTTCGTTGTATCCAAACCAAGTTATTTGGTGGTTATTTGACAGCATTAAAAGACTTTATTGTAAACATTTAGAAACGAATTATCCATCTGACTCATTGTCAAAAGAAAAGAGGTATTAATACCTTTACAACCGTATAATTCACTTAAACTCTTGAAGACGGTTTCtgtttaataaacattaatcagTTGTGTTGAATTTCTCCAGAAAAATCAACACAGAAGACTGAAAGGATACATTTACCAATGCCTAGAACTGTGTAACACGTTTTTGTCTTAAAAGTTAGGGATTTAATTGTTGTCATGTAATTTATTGGTAAACACTGAATGTTTTGCTTTGGTCTTCTAGTTACAACTCAATGGAAAATTCTGCAGTTAGGAAATCAAACATACACAGATGCTTATTAAGACCAAACGGAATATGCCAAATCAAGTAGAAtatatcttattttattaacaCTAACCGACCATTGACTAGTAAACAGTATTTTATTGCCTAGTCCTGTAGTGATAATCAGGTATTATATCTGCATTTTCGACATAGTCTATTCTATCTACGTTTTCCGAAACCGTATCACCGAGCATCACAATCAAATATGCCATTATTGAAGAAGTATTTGCGACTGTCTATTTGTAAATCTGTCTCTTTGCAAAATTGGCTGAGTGAGACTTGTTTTACGTGTTTCCGACGAGTTCCAACTAATACATAACTTAGGTCGATGATTTTCCGTTGAATAGCTCAACTGATGAATTAAATGTTTACATATTTCAGAACAAAATTCATGAAGAAAGTATCATCATCCTAAACCTAGTTAAAAATAAGTATTAATTGAACCACTGAAATACAGATCATTTGTGAAAAACTTGTCATTACCTCCCACTAGGTAGTCCCTCTAAAATTGTTGTCCATAAATGTCGTAAAGGATTTTTTGTACTAGCTTCAGTAATAACAAGACTACCGTTCGGTAACATTACCGAATCATCAAAAAATGTAACTTTGAAATCTTCATCTAAGGGGAACAATTTCTTCACACTACCTAAAAGAtgaaaaaatataatcaatactattattattactattgtttattGAACTGACCATCTTTTACCGAGACAGAGAATACACCTAAATAGGCATCCGTGACCAAGAAATTCTCCGAATTGTTGAACAATTTTAAACCTAATGGTCTACCACATTCATGTACACCAACTAAATATTTGGTGTATTAGTTAAGCTATAAGCTATAAAGAATAATATTACCGCAGTTTGGTGAACCAAGTGTTGCATGAACATAAATCccagaattatttatttttaatattttcccTTGAATCACTGTGGCATACAATGAACCTATTGGATAGTTTCCCAATTAAGAAAGCTAAACAAAACTACACTACTTACCATCATGATAAATTAAACTTTCAGgaccactgtaattcattaaatCAATCTTTTCTAACTTtccataatttttatttataataagttGGTCATTCAGCTCAATGGATGGATTAATATGATAAGTATATGAATCGGTTGATTTATTCAGAAAACAGCGTATTATATATCCAATACAAATGACTGTTATTGATCTAAAAACAAGTTTTCTCAGTTCTATCATTAGAGTAGATTTTTTTATGGTTGAGAGCAATAGAATCATTTATTAAGCTtactatatatacataaatagatTATGATGGCTTTCAAAAAAACTACAATTATGGTCGATAATAATTGATCAATTTCCGTTGCGGTGTTGAACATGAATTTACTGACCTAAAGGTCATTTCAAAAACATAGATTCTCTAGTGTGCCTTACACAATAGAACATATTATTGTTGGTCTTATGACCAACGTTAAATATATGAACACATGCTAATAAGCGTTTCTTAATTTGATTggtattttgataattttttaaAGTGGCTATCTATTTTGTTTAGTTTGACACGTTATATGAAAAGATGAGTTCAGTGTATGACAATTGTGATCATTTAGAGGGAGACTCTGATATGTCAGATGGTTGAaagtagttgacaggaaaccctggatgcAAGTTTCATGCTATTCAGCACTTAccagcaaggtgtgcctgtaaaCGTGAAGGGAACGACACTCATTGTGGGATAACAGGTACGCCTCGTTGAAATGTGCTAAACAGCACGAAATTTAGAGTGATGTTTTCCTGTGCACTACCTCACACCATCTCGATGTAGTGAACAcgatgtcgagtcact
The genomic region above belongs to Schistosoma haematobium chromosome 2, whole genome shotgun sequence and contains:
- a CDS encoding hypothetical protein (EggNog:ENOG410V56Q~COG:G) — protein: MNYSGPESLIYHDGSLYATVIQGKILKINNSGIYVHATLGSPNCVGVHECGRPLGLKLFNNSENFLVTDAYLGVFSVSVKDGSVKKLFPLDEDFKVTFFDDSVMLPNGSLVITEASTKNPLRHLWTTILEGLPSGRLTMADTKTGQYSHIMDGLRFPNGIEISSDGKSILLVETMKLQILRIPLDGGEVTVFSDGLPGFPDNIKAIPRGGYWVPVSPLRDEPLSELLLNYLPAYPCIRQLASSIIFMLPFTLIPKGKSSMLIRLDENGQIIEIWKDLQNELPNACEVLEHDDTLYTGSFYLPYIGRLRRLSN